The segment GAACGCAATAACCGGCCAGTGCCAAGCCAATGGCTGCACCTGCTCAATTCGAGCCATATCCAGCGCAAGATTGATCAAGGTCCCAAACTCAAGGCCATCTTTGATTCGGGACGCAAGCAGGCTGAAATTGTGGAGGACCTGTACCTGACCATTCTTTCGCGCTACCCGACTTCGGAGGAAGTAAAAACCGCCCTCGCGTATGGCGCACCCACCGTGACGGCCAAAACCGGCAAATCCGGTGGCTGGAAGCGGCGGGAAGACTGGGTGGATATTACCTGGGCATTGATCAACAGCACGGAGTTTTTGTATCACCATTGACGGCTGAGTACAAAGCCAAGAGAAAGTAATACTATGAGCACAAACCAAAATCCAAATCGCGTGCTAACCAGCGCGGAGACCATGGGTATGTCGTTAAGCCTGCCGATGTCCAGACGTGACGTCCTGCGGGTCGGCATGTTCAGCACGGCGGGCATGATGCTCGCCAACAGCGGGGTTTTGAGTGCGGCAGAGGTTGCGCCCCCCGTGGCACCGGTCAGCGCCTGGACTGGCAAACCCAAAGCCAAGTCGGTGATTCAAATTTTCCTGTGGGGCGGCATGTCGCACAATGACACTTGGGATCCAAAACCAGACTCGGGTGTGGAGTACATGGGGGAATTCGCCAAGGCCATTCCCACCAATGTGGACGGAATCCAGATCGGCGAACTATTTCCCAACCTTGCGAAACAGGCCGACAAGTATGCCTTGATCCGCAGCATGACTCACCGCAATAACGGTCATGAAACGGCTGCCTACCTCATGCAGACCGCGCACGCACCCGGCGAGCGTCTGGCGTATCCCAGCGTCGGCGCGGTATTCTCGTTGTTCAAGAGCAAGACTTACAAGGGGATGATCCCACCTTATGTGGTGCTGACCCAACCGCAGGGCCGGTTTTCTGAAGAGGGCTTTTTGGGGCCGAGGTTAAAACCGTTTGCCACCGGTGGTGACCCGAGCGCGCCCCGCTTTGAAGTGGAAGGCGTCATCTCACGAGGCATTACCGATGACCGGCAGAAAAGCCGGCGCGAATTGCTTGGCAAGATGAACACCATGGGCAACGAGATGGCCGCCAGCCCACAGTTGGCGGTGTCCGAGGAGGCGAAAAAGCAGGCCTATGAATTAATTCTCGGCAAGGGCCGCGAGGTCTTTGATCTCTCGCTGGAAAAAGCGGAATTGCGGGATCGGTACGGTCGGCACATCTTCGGGCAGGATTGCCTGGCGGCGCGGCGCATGGTTGAGGCGGGTGTGCCTTATATCGTCATCAACTATCCCGGTGGGTGGGATACGCATAGCAATCACTTTCAGACCATGCGCCGGCAATGTCCGAACCTCGACCAGGGATTGGCGATGCTGCTTCAGGATTTGCACGATCACGGCTTGTTGGAAAGCACTATCGTCTGGTGTTGCGGCGAATTTGGCCGTGGTCCCAAGATTGATTGGCAACCGCCGTGGAATGGTGGTCGCAACCATTATGGCAACGTCTTTACCGCCTTGGTCGCTGGTGGTGGGTTCAAAGGCGGCCATATCGTTGGTTCGTCCGATAAGCGGGCGGAGGAGGTTCAGGATCGGCCCGTGTACCCGGTGGACCTGCTCGGTAGCATCTATGCCTTGAGCGGCATTGACGCGACTGCCAAATTACCGCATCCCATGGGCCTCGATGCGCATGTTTTACCAGCCGCCTCTGAGGGCGCGAAATCGGCGGGGATTTTGACCGAGATCATGTAGAGGCCGGCGCGACTTATGAACAAAATTCAATGGTTTGGGATTCTGGGACTGGCCGGATGGCTGATGCTGGCACATGAAGGGCAGGCCCAGACGCGCCCATATCTCGGTTTTGTTTATCCCGCTGGCGGCCAGCAGGGCACCTTGTTCCAAGTCAAGTTGGGTGGACAAGGTTTGGAAAGTATTGATGCGGTGATGGTTTCCGGCACGGGGGTGACGGCCAAAGTGGTGGATTATCAGAGGTTTCTTGGCCCACAGGAGATCACGTTGTTGAACGAGCAAATGCGGGAGTTAAAGCGTGCGAAGACAGTCGTCGCCTCGGCAACCATGATGTCGTCCGATGCCGCGATGATGACTTCCGGGGATGCCATGATGATGTCTTCGGGGACGTCTTCCGGGAAAACGGCGGCCCAACGGCTTAACGTTACCAACGCCACCCAACAGCTCATTGCCAGGATTGAGAGACGGACGCGCGAAAACGTGAACCGTCCGGCCTGCCCCTCGCTGGCCAACCTCGTGTATCTCGAAGTTACGATTGATGCCAACGCGCCGCCGGGCGAACGAGAGCTACGGTTGGTGACACTGCGCGGCGGCCCCTCGAACCCGCTGGTCTTCCATGTGGGGCAAGTGCCGGAAGTGTGCCGGAAGCCAATGCTTACCGCTGCCTTCCAGGTGCTCGGCAAAGAAGACCTGGCTCTGCGCAAGCGGCCGGAGGAGGAAGCGGAGGTTCGCATCACTGTGCCCTGCACCATGAATGGACAGATTGCCTCGGGGGAAGTGAACCGCTACCGGTTTGAGGCGCGCAAAGGTCAGCGCTTGGTCATCAGCACCCAAGGGCGGCAACTGATGCCGTACATTGCGGATGCCGTTCCCGGTTGGTTTCAACCGGTGCTGGCGCTTCAAGACGCGAGTGGGAAAGAGGTGGCGTTTGACGACGATTATCGCTTCAAGCCCGATCCGATCATTTTCTACGAAGTGCCTAAAGACGGCGAATATGTGTTGTCCATGTTCGATAGCATCTATCGCGGGCGCGAGGATTTCGTTTACCGTATCACCATTGGCGAACTGCCGATGATCACGAGCATCTTCCCGTTGGGTGGCCAGGTGGGCGCGTCGGTGGATATCAAGATGAAAGGCTGGAATCTTGCGGACGCCGTGCTGACGCCACCCGCCGCCAACGCCCGACCGGGAATCCATCTGCTGGCCGCCAACCGCAAAGACCTTGTTTCCAACCGCGTGCCGTTCATGCTGGACACCCTGCCGGATACCTTTGAGAAGGAACCCAACGACACCCCGGCGCGCGCCCAGAAAGTGCAACTCCCCATCATTATCAACGGGCGCATGGATAAAACGGATGACGTGGATGTGTTCCAATTCGAGGGCAAAGCTGGCGAAAACGTATTCGTGGAAGCGTATGCGCGCCGATTGGATTCTCCGATGGACCCCGTCATCAAACTCACCGATGCCAGCGGCAAACTGCTGGGCTTCAGTGATGATCGCGAGGATCTGGGGGCGGGCGTAAACACCCACCATGCCGATTGTTATTTTTCCGTCAAACTTCCCGCCGATGGCGCCTATTACGTGCATATCGCAGACACCTCGCGCAAGAGCGGTGAGGAGTATGCCTACCGCCTGCGCATCAGCGCGCCGCGACCTGATTTTGCCTTGCGGGTGGTGCCTTCAAGCTTGGGCATTCGTGGCCGGACCACCGCCTCCGTCAGCATTCACGTCGTTCGCAAGGATGGTTTCACCGGCCCCATCAAGCTGGGCTTGAAAAATCCGCCGAAAGGATTCTCGGCCATGCCCATTACCCTCTCGGGGACTCAGGCAGTGGCACGGCTGACAATTAAATCCGACCTCATCGCGACAAAAGATCCGGTCAACCTCACTGTGGAAGGCACCGCCAAACTCCCGGATCGGGAGATCACGCATGAAGCCGTGCCGGCGGAAGATCGGATGCAAGCATTCCTGTGGCGGCACCTCGTTCCGGCCCAGGAAT is part of the Verrucomicrobiota bacterium genome and harbors:
- a CDS encoding DUF1501 domain-containing protein is translated as MSTNQNPNRVLTSAETMGMSLSLPMSRRDVLRVGMFSTAGMMLANSGVLSAAEVAPPVAPVSAWTGKPKAKSVIQIFLWGGMSHNDTWDPKPDSGVEYMGEFAKAIPTNVDGIQIGELFPNLAKQADKYALIRSMTHRNNGHETAAYLMQTAHAPGERLAYPSVGAVFSLFKSKTYKGMIPPYVVLTQPQGRFSEEGFLGPRLKPFATGGDPSAPRFEVEGVISRGITDDRQKSRRELLGKMNTMGNEMAASPQLAVSEEAKKQAYELILGKGREVFDLSLEKAELRDRYGRHIFGQDCLAARRMVEAGVPYIVINYPGGWDTHSNHFQTMRRQCPNLDQGLAMLLQDLHDHGLLESTIVWCCGEFGRGPKIDWQPPWNGGRNHYGNVFTALVAGGGFKGGHIVGSSDKRAEEVQDRPVYPVDLLGSIYALSGIDATAKLPHPMGLDAHVLPAASEGAKSAGILTEIM
- a CDS encoding PPC domain-containing protein, whose translation is MNKIQWFGILGLAGWLMLAHEGQAQTRPYLGFVYPAGGQQGTLFQVKLGGQGLESIDAVMVSGTGVTAKVVDYQRFLGPQEITLLNEQMRELKRAKTVVASATMMSSDAAMMTSGDAMMMSSGTSSGKTAAQRLNVTNATQQLIARIERRTRENVNRPACPSLANLVYLEVTIDANAPPGERELRLVTLRGGPSNPLVFHVGQVPEVCRKPMLTAAFQVLGKEDLALRKRPEEEAEVRITVPCTMNGQIASGEVNRYRFEARKGQRLVISTQGRQLMPYIADAVPGWFQPVLALQDASGKEVAFDDDYRFKPDPIIFYEVPKDGEYVLSMFDSIYRGREDFVYRITIGELPMITSIFPLGGQVGASVDIKMKGWNLADAVLTPPAANARPGIHLLAANRKDLVSNRVPFMLDTLPDTFEKEPNDTPARAQKVQLPIIINGRMDKTDDVDVFQFEGKAGENVFVEAYARRLDSPMDPVIKLTDASGKLLGFSDDREDLGAGVNTHHADCYFSVKLPADGAYYVHIADTSRKSGEEYAYRLRISAPRPDFALRVVPSSLGIRGRTTASVSIHVVRKDGFTGPIKLGLKNPPKGFSAMPITLSGTQAVARLTIKSDLIATKDPVNLTVEGTAKLPDREITHEAVPAEDRMQAFLWRHLVPAQEFKVAVFDPSYEPPPKRVPQAHSTPKVVAKVEPTKTVSSGSTTNATTKLKFSKNQIAGRLRQLKLLYEEGLLTDAFYGDKVAECETQ